A stretch of Synechococcus sp. MIT S9220 DNA encodes these proteins:
- the tyrS gene encoding tyrosine--tRNA ligase, with translation MASTPSLPAWLSRGMADLFPAGDGDDADQSLAARLRQAEQESRPLRIKLGIDPTGSNIHLGHSILFRKLRAFQDAGHTAVLIIGDFTARIGDPTGKSATRVQLTAEEVEANAATYLAQLGQGQPKQTALLDFETPGRLEVRRNSEWLAGLDLPQVIGLLGTATVGQMLAKDDFSKRYGSGAPIALHEFLYPLLQGYDSVAVNADVELGGTDQKFNVAMGRDLQRHFNKGTQFGLLLPILVGLDGVQKMSKSLGNTVGLEEDALSMYSKLEKVGDAAIDDYVTLLTDLSPQDLPDNAREKQKAMALAVTASRYGMEAAQKAQSDAATLVSSGGDAGADVPEASLSAVNFPAKAFYLLSAVGICASSSEARRQIKGGAARLEGEKITDPNQEFASAAELEGKVLQLGKKTFRRLVG, from the coding sequence ATGGCCTCGACACCGTCTCTGCCGGCATGGCTGTCGCGTGGCATGGCCGATCTGTTTCCAGCCGGCGATGGTGATGACGCCGATCAATCGCTGGCGGCGCGGCTGAGGCAGGCAGAGCAAGAGAGCCGGCCCCTGCGCATCAAGTTGGGAATTGACCCAACTGGCAGCAATATCCATCTGGGCCACAGCATCCTGTTCCGCAAGCTGCGGGCTTTTCAAGATGCGGGGCATACAGCAGTGTTGATCATCGGCGATTTCACTGCCCGCATCGGCGACCCCACCGGCAAGAGCGCCACAAGGGTGCAGCTCACCGCTGAAGAAGTTGAGGCCAATGCCGCCACCTATCTGGCTCAGCTCGGCCAGGGCCAGCCAAAGCAGACGGCACTGCTTGATTTCGAGACCCCTGGCCGCCTGGAGGTGCGCCGTAACAGTGAGTGGCTAGCAGGTTTGGATCTCCCTCAGGTCATTGGCTTGTTGGGTACCGCCACCGTGGGTCAGATGCTCGCCAAAGACGATTTCTCCAAGCGTTACGGCAGTGGTGCACCGATTGCCCTGCATGAATTCCTTTATCCGCTGCTGCAGGGCTACGACTCCGTGGCTGTGAATGCCGATGTGGAGCTGGGCGGCACTGATCAGAAGTTCAACGTGGCCATGGGCCGCGATCTGCAGCGCCATTTCAACAAGGGCACCCAGTTCGGGTTGCTGCTGCCGATTCTGGTCGGCCTGGATGGCGTGCAGAAGATGAGCAAAAGCCTTGGCAACACGGTGGGTCTGGAGGAAGACGCGCTGTCGATGTATTCCAAGCTCGAGAAGGTCGGCGATGCCGCGATTGATGACTACGTGACCTTGCTGACGGATCTGAGTCCGCAGGATTTGCCGGATAACGCACGCGAGAAGCAGAAGGCGATGGCTCTGGCTGTGACCGCCAGCCGGTATGGCATGGAGGCAGCCCAAAAAGCGCAGAGCGATGCGGCCACCCTGGTGAGTAGTGGCGGCGATGCCGGAGCGGATGTGCCTGAAGCCTCTCTTTCGGCAGTGAATTTTCCAGCCAAGGCGTTTTATCTGCTCAGTGCTGTGGGCATCTGCGCCAGCAGCAGCGAGGCCCGGCGTCAGATCAAAGGCGGCGCCGCTCGCCTGGAGGGGGAGAAGATCACCGATCCGAATCAGGAGTTCGCCTCGGCGGCTGAACTCGAAGGCAAGGTGCTCCAGCTCGGCAAGAAGACCTTCCGCCGGCTGGTGGGCTAA
- a CDS encoding DUF1825 family protein gives MAFFDSDIVQEEAKRLFGDYQQLMQLGSDYGKFDREGKKKFIDTMEELMERYRVFMKRFELSEDFQAKLTVEQLRSQLGQFGITPEQMFEQMQGTLERMKSQLEQPPS, from the coding sequence ATGGCGTTCTTCGACTCAGACATCGTGCAGGAGGAGGCCAAGCGTCTGTTCGGCGACTACCAGCAGTTGATGCAGCTCGGTTCCGATTACGGCAAGTTCGACCGCGAGGGCAAAAAGAAGTTCATCGACACGATGGAGGAGCTCATGGAGCGCTACCGCGTATTCATGAAACGCTTTGAGCTGTCGGAAGACTTCCAGGCCAAGCTCACGGTGGAGCAGCTGCGCAGTCAGTTGGGCCAGTTCGGGATCACCCCGGAGCAGATGTTTGAGCAGATGCAAGGCACCCTGGAGCGGATGAAAAGTCAGCTGGAACAGCCACCCAGCTGA
- a CDS encoding response regulator transcription factor encodes MDLSERIPSLQQRSRQGHSLLKRSRTAIASADLVLLSSWTAWFEGQGPLVAACTSEDDCLLRLQRSAANLLLCTDTLEGGSGTSLVRRARDHNPDIKVLILLQRPIPRTILDAIDARCHGICSAQATGTGTVAAALTAIDTDGQYLDPLISGVLHHSRLRCSGDQVPLQELTMREEDVLRGLCRGMTNQEIADALVVSIDTVKTHVGSLLRKLPARDRTMAVVTAFREGLVQVPTRPPRWT; translated from the coding sequence TTGGATCTCAGCGAACGGATCCCGTCTCTGCAGCAACGGTCACGCCAGGGCCACAGCCTGCTCAAGCGCAGTCGCACCGCCATCGCTTCGGCCGACCTTGTGCTGCTCAGCAGCTGGACGGCCTGGTTCGAAGGCCAGGGACCTCTGGTGGCGGCCTGCACCAGCGAGGACGACTGCCTGCTGAGGCTTCAACGCAGCGCGGCCAACCTGTTGCTGTGTACGGACACCCTCGAGGGCGGCAGTGGCACCAGCCTCGTGCGTCGGGCAAGAGACCACAACCCCGACATCAAGGTGTTGATACTGCTTCAGCGCCCCATCCCGCGCACGATCCTGGATGCCATCGATGCCCGCTGCCATGGGATCTGCTCGGCGCAGGCCACCGGAACGGGCACGGTGGCGGCAGCGCTCACGGCCATCGACACCGACGGGCAGTATCTCGATCCACTGATTAGTGGCGTGTTGCACCACAGCAGGCTGCGCTGCAGCGGCGATCAAGTGCCATTACAGGAACTCACCATGCGGGAAGAGGACGTGCTGCGCGGCCTCTGCCGAGGAATGACCAATCAGGAGATCGCCGACGCTTTAGTCGTGTCGATTGACACCGTGAAAACTCATGTCGGCAGCCTGCTACGCAAGTTGCCGGCCCGGGACCGAACCATGGCTGTTGTCACAGCATTTCGTGAGGGGCTGGTGCAGGTTCCCACCAGGCCGCCGCGCTGGACCTAG
- a CDS encoding type II secretion system protein GspK — MARRHWLDPLARKVLQAMGDLPKDSVRVDTSPWPAEETTVAPSWCIDVNRATAEQWRQLPGCSEVMVDQLLRLQQGGVQFSQIEDLAQLLDISESLCERWRPHLIFRWHGDAPQLPEQSPLDLNAASPTLLAKTLPWPDERLERLIAERRREPFQNLADLQERLCLPPATVEALIGRVRFGARPAGPSLPPRG; from the coding sequence ATGGCTCGCCGGCACTGGCTCGATCCACTGGCCCGCAAGGTGCTCCAGGCCATGGGTGATCTACCCAAGGACTCCGTGCGCGTGGACACCAGCCCCTGGCCTGCAGAAGAAACAACGGTCGCTCCGAGTTGGTGCATCGACGTAAACAGGGCCACGGCGGAACAGTGGCGCCAGTTACCTGGCTGCAGCGAAGTGATGGTTGATCAGCTGCTGCGTTTACAGCAGGGCGGGGTGCAATTCAGCCAGATCGAGGATCTGGCTCAGCTGCTCGACATCTCGGAGAGTCTCTGCGAGCGGTGGAGACCCCATCTAATTTTCCGCTGGCACGGCGATGCCCCACAGTTACCCGAGCAGTCACCGCTTGATCTGAATGCCGCCAGCCCCACCCTGCTGGCCAAAACCCTCCCGTGGCCCGATGAGCGGCTGGAACGCCTGATCGCCGAACGACGGCGCGAACCGTTTCAGAACCTCGCGGATCTACAGGAGCGACTCTGCCTGCCCCCGGCGACGGTGGAGGCTTTGATCGGGCGTGTCCGCTTCGGGGCCAGACCAGCCGGCCCGAGCCTGCCGCCGCGAGGTTGA
- a CDS encoding GIY-YIG nuclease family protein: MPSPPRQGNLFEQPAPASHENEPAEWALNEQQLQSWQERIHSFQSPLFESNSPRQEQSSLFGSEEAEAAGVQPLSLKPLPLSFWRWPQSPHQGAALYWVMDRPAGLKHPILLYIGETMAADRRWKGEHDCKAYLAAYQEACVHCGLSCRTSIRFWGDVPRATKARRQLEQTLIHRWQPPFNKETRDRWATPFQAD, encoded by the coding sequence ATGCCTTCCCCTCCTCGCCAGGGCAATCTTTTCGAGCAGCCCGCCCCTGCTTCTCATGAGAACGAACCTGCTGAATGGGCACTGAATGAGCAGCAGCTACAAAGCTGGCAGGAACGCATCCACAGCTTCCAGAGCCCTCTCTTTGAATCCAACAGCCCCAGACAAGAGCAAAGCAGCCTGTTCGGTAGTGAAGAGGCTGAAGCGGCCGGGGTTCAGCCTTTGTCGCTCAAACCACTGCCGCTGAGTTTCTGGCGCTGGCCGCAAAGCCCCCATCAAGGGGCGGCGTTGTACTGGGTCATGGATCGACCCGCCGGCCTGAAACACCCGATCCTGCTTTACATCGGAGAAACCATGGCGGCCGATCGGCGTTGGAAGGGGGAGCACGATTGCAAGGCTTACCTCGCGGCTTATCAGGAAGCCTGCGTGCACTGCGGTCTGAGCTGCAGAACCAGCATTCGTTTCTGGGGCGACGTGCCCAGAGCCACCAAGGCGCGGCGGCAGTTGGAACAGACCCTGATCCATCGCTGGCAGCCGCCGTTCAACAAGGAAACGCGCGATCGCTGGGCCACGCCGTTTCAAGCCGACTGA
- a CDS encoding leucyl aminopeptidase produces the protein MKISLSPATPEAWSGSVLALGIPQDDPQGLVEAMEQRFNIQLKQWLKQKPFTGKSGDLASLQLLRGDCTTLVLLGLGEAGSIERDSLRMAAAAAARAAQGQGGSLGLLLPWGSVDLIADATAAAEAVRLALYSDLRFRSKPEPSPRPEQVELLGQWPAGLTQTLDTVHPICAGVELARELVAAPPNSVTPEELARTAAALAHEHGLELTVLERSDCEERGMGSYLSVCQGSDMAPKFIHITYRPSGVAKKRLVLVGKGLTFDSGGYNLKVGAAQIDMMKFDMGGSASVFGAMRSIAELRPAGVEVHMVVAACENMINGSAVHPGDIVTASNGTTIEINNTDAEGRLTLADALVYASKLKPDAIVDLATLTGACVVALGDEIAGLWTPDDALSSDLETAASDAGEGLWRMPMHSSYRKGLKSLLADMKNTGPRPGGSITAALFLKEFVDAGIPWAHIDIAGTVWSDKGRGMNPSGATGYGVRTLVNWVMKQASTAEA, from the coding sequence ATGAAAATCTCCCTCTCTCCGGCCACCCCTGAGGCCTGGAGTGGTTCGGTTCTGGCGCTCGGCATACCCCAGGACGATCCCCAAGGCCTGGTGGAGGCGATGGAACAGCGCTTCAACATTCAGCTGAAGCAGTGGCTGAAGCAGAAGCCCTTCACAGGCAAGAGCGGTGACTTAGCCAGCCTTCAATTGCTGCGCGGTGACTGCACCACCCTGGTGCTGCTGGGGCTGGGAGAGGCCGGATCCATCGAACGCGACAGCCTGCGCATGGCCGCAGCGGCCGCCGCCCGCGCAGCACAGGGGCAGGGAGGCTCCCTTGGGCTGTTGCTGCCGTGGGGATCCGTAGACCTCATCGCTGATGCCACTGCCGCTGCTGAAGCTGTGCGCCTGGCGCTCTACAGCGACTTGCGCTTTCGCAGCAAGCCCGAACCCAGCCCACGGCCGGAACAGGTGGAGCTGCTGGGCCAATGGCCAGCGGGCCTGACGCAGACGCTGGACACAGTTCATCCGATCTGCGCCGGCGTGGAGCTCGCCAGGGAACTGGTGGCGGCACCACCCAACAGCGTGACCCCGGAGGAACTGGCCCGCACCGCGGCAGCTCTGGCCCATGAGCATGGTCTTGAGCTCACCGTGCTGGAACGATCCGACTGCGAGGAGCGAGGCATGGGCTCTTACCTGTCGGTCTGCCAGGGCTCGGACATGGCTCCTAAATTCATCCACATCACTTATCGGCCCAGCGGAGTCGCCAAGAAACGACTGGTTCTGGTGGGCAAGGGACTCACCTTCGATTCCGGCGGATACAACCTCAAGGTCGGTGCCGCCCAGATCGACATGATGAAGTTCGACATGGGCGGAAGCGCGTCGGTCTTCGGAGCGATGCGCAGCATTGCTGAGCTGCGCCCTGCAGGAGTGGAGGTGCACATGGTGGTGGCCGCCTGCGAAAACATGATCAACGGCTCCGCGGTTCACCCCGGCGACATCGTCACGGCATCCAACGGCACCACAATCGAGATCAACAACACCGATGCGGAGGGACGCCTCACCCTCGCCGACGCCCTGGTGTATGCCTCCAAGCTCAAGCCCGACGCCATCGTTGATCTGGCAACGCTCACCGGTGCTTGCGTGGTCGCCCTCGGTGATGAGATCGCCGGACTCTGGACCCCGGATGATGCGCTCTCGAGTGATCTGGAAACCGCTGCAAGCGATGCCGGAGAAGGACTCTGGCGCATGCCGATGCACAGCTCCTATCGCAAAGGCCTCAAATCGCTGCTGGCCGATATGAAGAACACCGGACCTCGCCCCGGTGGATCGATCACCGCCGCTCTGTTCCTCAAAGAGTTCGTGGATGCCGGCATTCCCTGGGCCCACATCGACATTGCCGGAACGGTCTGGAGTGACAAAGGTCGCGGAATGAATCCCTCCGGCGCCACGGGCTACGGGGTCCGCACGCTGGTGAACTGGGTCATGAAACAGGCCTCAACCGCCGAGGCCTAA
- the msrA gene encoding peptide-methionine (S)-S-oxide reductase MsrA, with protein MVVGALLLVSPASVLAEEQSAVLAGGCFWCMESDLEKLPGVISVESGYSGGSVSEPTYNQVSAETTGHQEVVEVLFDSEKISYPKLLQSYWRNVDPLDGAGQFCDRGDSYRPVIFTGDDQQTREALASQSAAAKELGVFESALKVEIKPLEKFWPAEDYHQNFAELNSVKYKYYRWACGRDKRLDEVWGEQARSGDAWTK; from the coding sequence ATGGTTGTGGGAGCTCTGCTCCTGGTCTCACCTGCTTCAGTGCTTGCTGAGGAGCAGAGCGCCGTGCTGGCTGGGGGCTGTTTCTGGTGCATGGAGAGTGATCTGGAGAAACTTCCAGGAGTGATCTCGGTGGAAAGCGGCTACAGCGGCGGCAGTGTTTCCGAGCCGACTTACAACCAGGTGAGTGCTGAAACCACCGGGCATCAGGAGGTGGTGGAAGTGCTGTTTGACTCCGAAAAGATCAGTTATCCGAAGCTTCTCCAGTCGTATTGGCGCAATGTGGATCCCCTCGACGGTGCAGGTCAGTTCTGTGATCGCGGCGACTCCTACCGACCGGTGATTTTCACCGGTGATGATCAGCAGACCAGGGAGGCTCTTGCCAGTCAATCAGCAGCTGCCAAGGAGCTCGGTGTGTTTGAATCCGCTCTCAAGGTGGAGATCAAACCTCTTGAAAAGTTCTGGCCTGCTGAGGATTACCACCAGAATTTTGCCGAATTGAATTCAGTGAAGTACAAGTACTACCGCTGGGCTTGCGGACGAGATAAACGCCTCGATGAGGTCTGGGGTGAGCAAGCTCGCAGCGGAGATGCTTGGACGAAATGA
- the lpxB gene encoding lipid-A-disaccharide synthase: MVRVLISTGEVSGDLQGSLLVQALHRQARLRSLDLEVLALGGPRMHAAGAELLADTAPLGSIGLLEHLPQVVPTLKLQSRVNKQLSARPPDAVVLIDYMGANVRLGKRLRRKLPEVPITYYIAPQEWAWRMNDNGTSSLLSFTDRILAIFPQEASFYASHGAQVTWVGHPLLDLAAGKPDRAEACRQLGLDPKGRLLLLMPASRPQELRYLMPALVEVAARLQARDPQLMVMVPAGLSRFERDLQEGLEAAGVRGRVIPAADADALKPALFSAADLALGKSGTVNIELALQGVPQVVGYRVSRLTAWVARNVLGFHVDHISPVNLLLNERLVPEFVQEDFAADQLLAQAIPLLENPEARQTMLSGYERLRQTLGEPGVTDRAAAAILDQLST, from the coding sequence ATGGTGCGTGTGCTGATCAGCACCGGTGAGGTGTCTGGTGATCTTCAGGGAAGCCTTCTGGTTCAGGCTCTTCATCGCCAAGCTCGCCTGAGGAGCCTCGATCTCGAGGTGCTGGCCTTGGGGGGACCACGGATGCATGCAGCCGGTGCGGAACTGCTTGCCGATACGGCTCCACTGGGTTCGATCGGTCTGCTGGAGCATCTTCCCCAGGTCGTGCCGACGTTGAAGCTGCAGTCGCGTGTCAATAAGCAGCTCAGTGCCAGGCCTCCCGATGCAGTGGTGCTGATTGACTACATGGGCGCCAATGTGCGTCTGGGCAAGCGTCTGCGCCGCAAATTGCCTGAGGTGCCGATCACCTACTACATCGCCCCACAGGAATGGGCTTGGCGTATGAATGACAACGGCACGAGCAGCCTTTTGTCTTTTACCGATCGCATCCTGGCGATCTTCCCCCAGGAAGCATCCTTCTATGCATCCCATGGTGCGCAGGTCACCTGGGTTGGTCATCCTCTGCTTGATCTTGCTGCAGGCAAGCCCGACCGTGCTGAGGCTTGTCGACAGCTCGGTCTTGATCCGAAAGGACGGCTGCTGTTGCTGATGCCCGCATCCAGGCCCCAGGAGCTGCGCTATTTGATGCCTGCGCTTGTTGAGGTGGCTGCACGTTTGCAGGCACGTGATCCCCAGTTGATGGTGATGGTTCCTGCAGGCCTCAGTCGGTTCGAGCGTGACCTGCAGGAAGGGCTTGAAGCCGCCGGTGTGCGTGGACGGGTTATTCCAGCTGCTGATGCGGATGCGCTGAAACCGGCCCTGTTCAGCGCGGCGGATCTCGCGCTTGGAAAGTCGGGAACAGTGAATATCGAGCTGGCTCTACAAGGGGTGCCCCAGGTGGTGGGGTACCGGGTGAGCCGGTTGACGGCCTGGGTGGCGCGCAATGTGTTGGGCTTCCATGTGGATCACATTTCGCCTGTGAACCTGCTCCTCAATGAGCGGCTGGTTCCCGAATTTGTGCAAGAAGACTTTGCTGCCGACCAGTTGCTTGCCCAAGCCATTCCGCTGTTGGAGAACCCTGAAGCGCGCCAAACGATGCTGAGTGGCTATGAACGGCTGCGCCAAACGCTGGGGGAGCCGGGAGTGACCGATCGCGCTGCTGCCGCCATTCTCGATCAGCTGTCTACTTGA
- the lpxA gene encoding acyl-ACP--UDP-N-acetylglucosamine O-acyltransferase: protein MSEQRSPAVTAEDRPPQIHPLAVVDSRAELAAGVVIGPGAVVGPDVRIGSNTWVGPHAVLDGRLVIGDHNKIFPGACLGLEPQDLKYKGAPTEVVIGHHNTIRECVTINRATDEGEQTRIGDHNLLMAYCHLGHNCLLGNGIVMSNGIQVAGHVLIEDKAVIGGCLGIHQFVQIGGMAMVGGMTRVDRDVPPYCLVEGHPGRVRGLNRVGLRRRGLDRKDQGQEIKQLQDVWALLYRSDHVIAEGLRLAREQPLMPLADHLCSFLEGSISQGRRGPMPAVGGR from the coding sequence ATGAGTGAACAGCGATCCCCCGCCGTGACTGCTGAGGACCGTCCTCCCCAGATTCATCCGCTTGCGGTGGTTGATTCTCGTGCTGAGCTCGCCGCCGGTGTTGTGATCGGTCCTGGTGCCGTCGTGGGTCCTGATGTTCGCATCGGCTCAAACACCTGGGTCGGGCCTCACGCGGTGCTTGATGGTCGACTTGTGATCGGTGACCACAACAAGATCTTCCCCGGTGCTTGCCTCGGGCTGGAGCCTCAGGATCTCAAGTACAAGGGAGCTCCGACAGAGGTGGTGATCGGACATCACAACACCATTCGTGAATGCGTCACGATCAACCGGGCGACGGACGAGGGTGAGCAGACCCGCATCGGCGACCACAACCTGTTGATGGCCTATTGCCATCTGGGACACAACTGCCTTCTGGGCAACGGCATCGTGATGTCCAACGGCATCCAAGTTGCCGGTCATGTTCTGATCGAGGACAAGGCTGTGATCGGTGGATGCTTGGGAATCCACCAGTTCGTGCAGATCGGCGGAATGGCCATGGTTGGAGGCATGACAAGAGTGGACAGGGATGTGCCTCCCTATTGCCTTGTTGAGGGTCATCCTGGAAGGGTGCGCGGCCTCAACCGCGTGGGTCTGCGCAGGCGCGGACTTGATCGCAAGGATCAGGGTCAGGAAATCAAGCAGCTTCAGGATGTTTGGGCACTGCTCTATCGCTCAGACCACGTCATCGCTGAGGGTCTGCGGCTGGCCCGTGAGCAGCCCCTGATGCCTCTTGCCGATCATCTCTGCTCCTTCCTCGAGGGATCGATCAGTCAGGGACGGCGTGGCCCCATGCCTGCTGTCGGTGGCCGCTGA
- the fabZ gene encoding 3-hydroxyacyl-ACP dehydratase FabZ — translation MLTAEQIMGLLPHRYPFALVDRVLEHVPGEKAVAIKNVTLNEPQFQGHFPGRPLMPGVLIVEAMAQVGGLIVTQMPDLPKGLFVFAGIDGVRFRRPVIPGDQLLITCELLSLKRKRFGKVKAEATVDGQLVCSGELMFSLVD, via the coding sequence CTGCTCACCGCGGAGCAGATCATGGGTCTGCTCCCCCACCGCTATCCCTTCGCGCTTGTGGATCGCGTTCTGGAGCATGTGCCCGGTGAAAAAGCAGTGGCCATCAAGAACGTCACGCTCAATGAGCCTCAGTTCCAGGGCCATTTCCCGGGGCGCCCGTTAATGCCCGGGGTGTTGATCGTTGAGGCCATGGCACAGGTGGGTGGCCTGATCGTCACCCAGATGCCAGATCTGCCCAAAGGTCTGTTTGTGTTCGCTGGTATCGATGGCGTTCGCTTCCGCCGTCCGGTGATTCCAGGTGATCAGTTGCTGATCACTTGTGAGCTGCTGAGTCTCAAACGCAAGCGTTTTGGCAAGGTGAAGGCGGAGGCCACTGTGGATGGTCAGCTGGTCTGCTCAGGCGAGCTCATGTTCTCGCTGGTTGATTGA
- the lpxC gene encoding UDP-3-O-acyl-N-acetylglucosamine deacetylase — MGFLPHDYDGAWTLAGPARRSGIGLHSGDQVSVTLQPSSQPGVWVSWPANGGEPLKLEPSQVRDSPLCTTLELGDRKLATVEHLLAAIAGCGLTHVHLEVEGSEIPLLDGSSQGWVEAIAEAGLVPASTPAPARPQLQQPIALHRGSSVITATPAEQFMLVGVIDFPQPAIGRQQCALELTPESFVAEIAPARTFGFREQVDQLRAAGLIQGGALDNALVCDGDQWLNPPLRYPDEPVRHKLLDLIGDLALVGFPRAQVLVYRGSHGLHTDLAAVLADRSDAQR, encoded by the coding sequence ATGGGCTTTTTGCCTCATGATTACGACGGAGCCTGGACCCTGGCGGGACCAGCCCGCCGCAGCGGCATCGGCCTGCACAGCGGTGATCAGGTCTCCGTCACCCTTCAGCCTTCGTCTCAGCCGGGCGTCTGGGTGAGCTGGCCAGCAAACGGCGGTGAGCCGCTCAAGCTCGAGCCTTCGCAAGTGCGAGACAGTCCGCTCTGCACCACCCTTGAGCTGGGTGATCGCAAGCTCGCCACGGTGGAACATCTGCTCGCAGCCATCGCCGGCTGTGGTCTTACGCACGTGCATCTCGAAGTTGAAGGTAGCGAGATCCCCCTCTTGGACGGCTCCTCTCAGGGATGGGTGGAAGCCATCGCTGAGGCTGGTCTTGTTCCGGCATCAACGCCTGCTCCCGCTCGTCCGCAACTGCAGCAACCGATCGCTCTGCATCGAGGCAGCAGTGTGATCACCGCTACTCCAGCTGAGCAGTTCATGCTGGTGGGTGTGATTGATTTCCCCCAGCCGGCCATCGGTCGTCAGCAATGTGCCCTGGAGCTGACGCCAGAGAGCTTCGTGGCAGAGATCGCTCCGGCCCGCACCTTCGGCTTCCGTGAGCAGGTGGATCAACTGCGTGCAGCGGGGCTGATTCAAGGTGGAGCCCTCGATAATGCCCTGGTCTGTGATGGCGACCAATGGCTGAATCCACCTCTGCGCTATCCCGATGAACCGGTGCGCCATAAGCTTCTGGACCTGATCGGTGATCTGGCCCTTGTGGGTTTTCCGCGGGCGCAGGTGCTGGTCTACCGCGGCTCCCATGGTCTGCATACCGACCTGGCAGCGGTTTTGGCCGATCGATCCGATGCTCAGCGCTGA